A region of the Bacillus sp. NP247 genome:
ATGATGTTTTCCCTGTATTCGGATTCCCTAGCAAAGCAACCTTATTCACGCTAATTCCACCTTTATCATTTTCGCGTCACAATGACGAATACTAATTAATTGTCCACGACACTCCAATGTACAAGGACCTTTAAACATCGCTTTCTGTTTCAGGCGAAGTTCGCTTCCTTCCGCGAGACCGAAAGCAGCCAGTCTACGCTTTAATAACTGATCTAACGACTGAATACTTTTTACTAACACTTTCTCGCCAATTTTAATATCTACTAAGCTCATAACCTTCCCCCTCAGAAGAGAATGATAATTATTTTCAAAAAAATTATATCATACTCTATTTCACTTGGACTATATCTTTTTGCTTCATATTTATTAACATTTCAATACAATTATATTTCAATAATTGTCATACAAAGTTTATTTGCCATTCTCATCCATTTCACTTACAATAAACAATAGCAAATAAAGAATCTCGTTATCACAGGGGGAGCCTTACCGCTGAGAGGGAACACTTCGTTCCGACCCTTAGAACCTGTTAGTTAATGCTATCGCAGGGATTGTGCAAACGTCCGAAATACATACCTCTTTTTTATTTACGTATTTCGTATCCTCCTATGATAATGTTCTTTTTTGCGTCACTTGGATTTAGGGGGAGACAACATGCGTAACACTAATTTACAAGCGATGATCGAATCTGCAATTCTTGCAGCCTTCGCCTTGGTTATCGACATTTTACCACTATCACTTAAACTTCCAACAGGTGGTTCCATTTCATTTGCTATGATTCCTATTTTTATTATCGCATACCGCTGGGGCTTCAAAATGGCTTTCTTAGGAGGCTTAATTTGGGGATTATTACAAATTGTCGTTGGAGATGCTTACATTTTAACACCTATTCAAGCATTCATTGAGTACTTCGTTGCTTTTGCATTCATTGGATTTGCTGGATTATTCCATCGTCCAATTCAAAAAGCTCTTACCTCAGACAACAATAATGCAGAGCATTCAAGTTTGGGTAGTCGCAAAGATAAACCTAAACAAAACAAAGGAAAAAAAGCACTTGTTTACATTATCCTTGCCACATTTGTCGGCAGCTTTGCGCGCTATTTCTGTCACTTTATTGCTGGTATTATTTTCTTTGGTCAATATGCACCTAAAGGACAATCAGCTGCCTTATATTCCTTAATTGTAAACGGTAGTACTATGATTGGTTCTTTCATACTATGTACTGTATTACTAATTCTTTTATTTACAACTTCACCACGCTTATTCAAAAGCATCAGTGCTTATCAAATGAATTCACAAAAAAAGGGCGCTTAACTTA
Encoded here:
- a CDS encoding FeoA family protein; amino-acid sequence: MSLVDIKIGEKVLVKSIQSLDQLLKRRLAAFGLAEGSELRLKQKAMFKGPCTLECRGQLISIRHCDAKMIKVELA
- the thiT gene encoding energy-coupled thiamine transporter ThiT, with the protein product MRNTNLQAMIESAILAAFALVIDILPLSLKLPTGGSISFAMIPIFIIAYRWGFKMAFLGGLIWGLLQIVVGDAYILTPIQAFIEYFVAFAFIGFAGLFHRPIQKALTSDNNNAEHSSLGSRKDKPKQNKGKKALVYIILATFVGSFARYFCHFIAGIIFFGQYAPKGQSAALYSLIVNGSTMIGSFILCTVLLILLFTTSPRLFKSISAYQMNSQKKGA